One genomic region from Cygnus atratus isolate AKBS03 ecotype Queensland, Australia chromosome 18, CAtr_DNAZoo_HiC_assembly, whole genome shotgun sequence encodes:
- the FN3KRP gene encoding ketosamine-3-kinase isoform X1 — MEAALKRELGTTVLRATGHSGGGCISQGQSYETDSGRVYVKSNAKPEARRMFEGEMASLEAILKTQTIKVPKPIKVIELPGVSTLFVMEHLEMRGLNRHSSKLGTQLADLHLHNQQLGEKLKKEESTVGKGQGQMEVQFVDQFGFHTVTCCGYLPQVNDWQTDWVTFFAKQRIQPQMDMIEKNSGDREARELWAQLQLKIPSLFCDVEIVPALLHGDLWGGNVAEDDSGPIIFDPASFYGHSEYELAIAGMFGGFTSSFYSAYHSKIPKAPGFEKRLKLYQLFHYMNHWNHFGTGYRGSSLNIMRNLVK, encoded by the exons ATGGAGGCCGCACTGAAGCGGGAGCTAGGCACCACCGTGCTGCGGGCAACCGGGCACTCGGGCGGCGGCTGCATCAGCCAGGGCCAGAGCTACGAGACGGACAGCGGGCGGGTGTACGTGAAGAGCAACGCCAAGCCGGAG GCTAGAAGAATGTTTGAGGGAGAAATGGCAAGTTTAGAAGCCATCTTGAAAACGCAGACAATAAAAGTGCCTAAACCCATCAAAGTTATAGAACTGCCTGGGGTCAGTACTCTGTTTGTGATGGAACATTTGGAAATGAGAGGCTTAAACAG aCATTCATCAAAGCTTGGAACACAGCTGGCTGATCTCCACCTTCATAACCAGCAACTTggagagaagctgaagaaagaagagagcacAGTTG GTAAAGGTCAAGGGCAAATGGAAGTCCAGTTTGTGGATCAATTTGGCTTTCATACAGTTACCTGCTGTGGCTATCTTCCACAG GTGAATGACTGGCAGACTGACTGGGTGACTTTCTTTGCCAAGCAAAGAATCCAGCCCCAGATGGACATGATTGAAAAGAATTCAGGAGACAGGGAAGCAAGAGAACTTTGGGCACAACTTCAG ttgAAGATACCCAGTTTGTTCTGTGATGTAGAAATTGTTCCTGCTCTCCTGCATGGAGATCTCTGGGGAGGAAATGTAGCAGAGGATGATTCTGGTCCAATTATCTTCGATCCAGCTTCTTTCTATGGCCATTCAGAGTATGAGCTTGCAATAGCAGGGATGTTTGGTGGCTTCACTAGCTCTTTTTACTCTGCTTATCACAGTAAAATTCCCAAAGCTCCAGGGTTTGAGAAGCGCCTAAAGCTTTATCAGCTTTTTCACTACATGAACCATTGGAACCATTTTGGTACAGGGTACAGAGGGTCTTCTCTAAACATCATGAGAAATCTGGTCAAGTGA
- the FN3KRP gene encoding ketosamine-3-kinase isoform X2, producing MEAALKRELGTTVLRATGHSGGGCISQGQSYETDSGRVYVKSNAKPEARRMFEGEMASLEAILKTQTIKVPKPIKVIELPGVSTLFVMEHLEMRGLNRHSSKLGTQLADLHLHNQQLGEKLKKEESTVGMVNDWQTDWVTFFAKQRIQPQMDMIEKNSGDREARELWAQLQLKIPSLFCDVEIVPALLHGDLWGGNVAEDDSGPIIFDPASFYGHSEYELAIAGMFGGFTSSFYSAYHSKIPKAPGFEKRLKLYQLFHYMNHWNHFGTGYRGSSLNIMRNLVK from the exons ATGGAGGCCGCACTGAAGCGGGAGCTAGGCACCACCGTGCTGCGGGCAACCGGGCACTCGGGCGGCGGCTGCATCAGCCAGGGCCAGAGCTACGAGACGGACAGCGGGCGGGTGTACGTGAAGAGCAACGCCAAGCCGGAG GCTAGAAGAATGTTTGAGGGAGAAATGGCAAGTTTAGAAGCCATCTTGAAAACGCAGACAATAAAAGTGCCTAAACCCATCAAAGTTATAGAACTGCCTGGGGTCAGTACTCTGTTTGTGATGGAACATTTGGAAATGAGAGGCTTAAACAG aCATTCATCAAAGCTTGGAACACAGCTGGCTGATCTCCACCTTCATAACCAGCAACTTggagagaagctgaagaaagaagagagcacAGTTGGTATG GTGAATGACTGGCAGACTGACTGGGTGACTTTCTTTGCCAAGCAAAGAATCCAGCCCCAGATGGACATGATTGAAAAGAATTCAGGAGACAGGGAAGCAAGAGAACTTTGGGCACAACTTCAG ttgAAGATACCCAGTTTGTTCTGTGATGTAGAAATTGTTCCTGCTCTCCTGCATGGAGATCTCTGGGGAGGAAATGTAGCAGAGGATGATTCTGGTCCAATTATCTTCGATCCAGCTTCTTTCTATGGCCATTCAGAGTATGAGCTTGCAATAGCAGGGATGTTTGGTGGCTTCACTAGCTCTTTTTACTCTGCTTATCACAGTAAAATTCCCAAAGCTCCAGGGTTTGAGAAGCGCCTAAAGCTTTATCAGCTTTTTCACTACATGAACCATTGGAACCATTTTGGTACAGGGTACAGAGGGTCTTCTCTAAACATCATGAGAAATCTGGTCAAGTGA